The following are encoded together in the Glycine soja cultivar W05 chromosome 5, ASM419377v2, whole genome shotgun sequence genome:
- the LOC114412600 gene encoding nodulin-21-like — protein MMGVGAVKKDERAMLLAGFAGLVAGTCGMAIGEFVAVCTQYEVEVGQMKREMNNEEKDLEMGMEKRGLPNPLQATLASAVSFSIGALVPLLSAAFIENYRTRVIVVVAMVSLALVVFGRVVAQLGKTHKMKSCVRFLLGGWIAMAITFGLTKLLGAKALDKE, from the coding sequence ATGATGGGTGTAGGAGCTGTTAAGAAAGATGAAAGGGCTATGCTACTTGCTGGTTTTGCAGGATTAGTTGCAGGGACTTGTGGCATGGCGATAGGAGAGTTTGTAGCTGTGTGCACTCAGTATGAAGTTGAGGTAGGTCAAATGAAGAGAGAGATGAATAATGAGGAGAAAGACTTGGAGATGGGGATGGAGAAAAGAGGATTGCCTAATCCATTGCAAGCTACTTTGGCATCTGCAGTGTCCTTTTCTATAGGTGCATTGGTGCCTCTACTTTCAGCTGCTTTCATAGAAAACTACAGGACTAGGGTTATTGTGGTTGTGGCAATGGTTAGCTTGGCTTTGGTGGTGTTTGGAAGGGTGGTGGCTCAGCTGGGAAAAACTCATAAGATGAAATCTTGTGTAAGGTTCCTTCTTGGAGGATGGATAGCCATGGCTATCACTTTTGGGTTGACCAAATTACTTGGTGCTAAAGCTTTAGATAAAGAATAA
- the LOC114412597 gene encoding vacuolar iron transporter homolog 4-like, translated as MANLGARTNGISTNHVEIPIHISNGIELKPIYQEVALEESSSIDFSQRAQWLRAAVLGANDGLVSVASLMMGVGAVKKDISAMILAGFAGLVAGACSMAIGEFVSVYTQYDIEKTQLKREREADNNRGVNEEARREKLPNPFHAALASALAFSVGALVPMLAAVFIRSHKVRMGVVAAAVSLALLVFGGAGAVLGKTPVTRSCIRVLVGGWMAMAITFGLTKLIGSADL; from the coding sequence ATGGCCAACCTTGGAGCTAGAACTaatggaatttcaacaaaccaTGTTGAGATCCCTATCCATATTTCTAATGGTATAGAGCTAAAACCAATCTACCAAGAGGTTGCACTTGAAGAGAGTAGCAGCATTGACTTCTCTCAAAGGGCTCAGTGGCTTCGAGCCGCGGTGTTGGGAGCCAATGATGGGTTGGTCTCAGTTGCCTCACTGATGATGGGTGTCGGAGCTGTTAAGAAAGACATCAGTGCCATGATTCTTGCTGGTTTTGCAGGATTGGTTGCTGGGGCTTGCAGCATGGCAATTGGAGAGTTTGTATCTGTGTACACTCAGTATGACATAGAGAAGACACAGCTCAAAAGAGAGAGGGAAGCTGATAACAATAGAGGAGTTAATGAAGAAGCTCGAAGGGAGAAGCTTCCAAATCCATTTCATGCTGCACTAGCTTCAGCACTAGCATTTTCTGTGGGTGCTTTGGTGCCAATGCTTGCTGCTGTGTTTATAAGGAGTCACAAGGTTAGAATGGGAGTTGTTGCTGCTGCAGTTAGCTTGGCATTGCTGGTGTTTGGAGGGGCAGGAGCTGTTCTTGGAAAAACTCCAGTGACAAGATCTTGCATTAGGGTTCTGGTTGGAGGTTGGATGGCTATGGCCATAACATTTGGCCTCACCAAATTGATTGGCTCTGCTGATCTTTGA
- the LOC114412598 gene encoding nodulin-21, which translates to MVVVSPKMANATPNGSVPHNHVGAVLLTIPTIKIDGKQTLATEDHTSIDYLQRAQWLRAAILGANDGLVSVASLMMGVGAVKRDAKAMLLAGFAGLVAGACGMAIGEFVAVYTQYEVEVGQMKRDMNMSVGGERDLEMEMERRTLPNPLQATLASALCFSIGALVPLLSAAFIENYRTRIIVVVAMSCLALVVFGWVGAKLGKTPKLKSCVRFLLGGCIAMSITFGSTKLLGASAL; encoded by the coding sequence ATGGTTGTTGTGTCACCGAAAATGGCTAATGCTACACCTAATGGTTCGGTGCCACATAACCATGTAGGAGCAGTACTTCTAACAATTCCCACAATCAAAATTGATGGGAAGCAAACCCTAGCCACCGAAGATCACACCAGCATTGACTATTTACAGAGGGCACAGTGGCTTCGTGCAGCGATTTTAGGAGCCAATGATGGGTTGGTTTCGGTAGCATCGTTGATGATGGGTGTAGGAGCTGTTAAAAGAGATGCAAAAGCTATGCTACTTGCTGGTTTTGCAGGGTTAGTTGCTGGGGCTTGTGGCATGGCAATAGGAGAGTTTGTTGCTGTGTACACTCAGTATGAGGTAGAGGTAGGTCAAATGAAGAGAGATATGAATATGAGTGTGGGAGGGGAGAGAGACTTGGAGATGGAGATGGAGAGAAGAACATTGCCTAATCCATTGCAAGCTACTTTGGCATCAGCACTCTGCTTTTCTATAGGTGCATTGGTGCCTCTACTTTCTGCTGCTTTCATTGAAAACTACAGGACTAGGATTATTGTGGTTGTGGCAATGTCTTGTTTGGCTTTGGTGGTGTTTGGATGGGTGGGCGCTAAGCTGGGAAAAACTCCCAAGTTAAAATCTTGTGTAAGGTTCCTTCTTGGAGGATGCATAGCCATGTCCATCACTTTTGGCTCAACTAAATTACTTGGTGCTAGCGCATTATAA